The Gemmatimonadota bacterium genome has a segment encoding these proteins:
- the mgtE gene encoding magnesium transporter, producing the protein MTPPQRSHDRELAALLAPDILALLEESPGDIAAETEELHPKDLADVAEMLPREKLGEFLRVLGPARAAHVVEYLDDEIRIDLLEEMSPAQAAALVSEMTPDERADVLEELEEETADEILHDLSDEARQETERLLQYEPDSAGGLMTTEFVAVMQDLSIQDALAVVRAAARSGRKEAMHAIYVVDERGALAGVLSLRELVAAPDDARVADIAWTEVVKVPATADRADVARFTSEYDLVAVPVVDGFDRIIGVITVDDVIDAIVEEQTEDAQKQGAVQPLEVPYFQAGFWSVARKRVGWLVFLFIGEMFTGTAMRHYESTLAAVLTLTVFIPLIISSGGNSGSQSATLITRALAVGDVDGSDVWRILARELGQGLVLGTCLGLLGFGRALLWGTETNVAAVVALTLVGVVVVGAVVGAMLPLGFQRLNVDPAIASSPFVASLVDVTGLVVYFSLARALLRVA; encoded by the coding sequence ATGACTCCACCGCAGCGCTCCCACGACCGCGAACTCGCGGCGCTCCTCGCCCCGGATATCCTCGCCCTGCTCGAGGAGTCACCGGGCGACATTGCCGCAGAAACCGAGGAGTTGCACCCGAAGGACCTGGCAGATGTTGCGGAGATGTTGCCGCGCGAGAAACTCGGCGAGTTCCTCCGCGTCCTTGGCCCCGCGCGCGCCGCCCACGTGGTCGAGTACCTGGACGACGAGATCCGGATCGACCTGCTGGAGGAGATGAGCCCCGCGCAGGCTGCTGCGCTGGTCTCGGAGATGACCCCGGACGAACGGGCCGATGTCCTGGAGGAACTCGAGGAAGAAACGGCCGACGAGATCCTCCACGACCTCTCGGACGAGGCACGCCAGGAGACCGAGCGCCTCCTGCAATACGAGCCCGACAGCGCCGGCGGCCTGATGACCACTGAGTTCGTCGCGGTGATGCAGGACCTGAGCATCCAGGACGCCCTCGCCGTGGTGCGCGCTGCCGCGCGCAGCGGGCGCAAGGAAGCCATGCACGCGATCTATGTGGTCGACGAACGGGGGGCGCTCGCCGGCGTGCTGTCCCTGCGCGAGCTCGTCGCCGCGCCAGATGATGCGCGGGTCGCCGATATCGCCTGGACCGAGGTGGTGAAGGTGCCCGCCACGGCGGACCGTGCGGATGTCGCGCGATTCACGTCGGAGTACGACCTCGTCGCCGTCCCCGTGGTCGACGGCTTCGACCGCATCATCGGGGTCATCACGGTCGACGACGTCATCGACGCCATTGTCGAAGAACAGACCGAGGACGCGCAGAAGCAGGGTGCCGTTCAGCCGCTGGAGGTGCCCTATTTCCAGGCCGGCTTCTGGAGTGTCGCCCGCAAGCGCGTGGGATGGCTCGTCTTCCTGTTCATTGGCGAGATGTTCACCGGCACCGCCATGCGGCACTATGAAAGCACCCTCGCCGCGGTGCTCACGCTCACCGTGTTCATCCCGCTGATCATCTCCTCCGGCGGGAACTCCGGCTCCCAGAGCGCGACACTCATCACGCGGGCCCTCGCGGTTGGTGACGTGGACGGGTCCGATGTGTGGCGCATCCTCGCGCGGGAGCTGGGCCAAGGACTCGTGCTCGGCACTTGCCTCGGTCTCCTGGGCTTCGGGCGCGCGTTGCTCTGGGGCACCGAGACCAATGTCGCCGCCGTCGTCGCGCTCACCCTCGTGGGCGTGGTCGTGGTCGGTGCGGTGGTCGGCGCCATGCTGCCGTTAGGCTTCCAGCGCCTCAACGTCGACCCCGCCATTGCCTCGTCGCCCTTCGTGGCATCCCTCGTGGACGTAACCGGGCTGGTCGTGTACTTCTCGCTTGCCCGCGCGTTGCTGCGCGTCGCATGA
- a CDS encoding carbohydrate binding family 9 domain-containing protein, giving the protein MRRLLSLTLVAAGAAGHAQQLAPTSPRAPRAVAPFVTEAVKAGTAPVIDGRDRDAVWAQAQVLDAFRQFDPVEDADPTLRTEARFAYDEKNLYVLVRAFDPHPDSIMALLSRRDERTQSDYIRVMIDSYHDRRTAYQFVVNPAGVQRDIYLYNDGEQDETWNAVWDVKTAIDSLGWVAEFRIPLSQLRFAPRDEHTFGVGVQREVARLNERSSWPLYRRTAFGIASQLGEIRGIRGIGGNRRVELMPYSVQSNESRVRGAGWGRTQRSTAGADLKLGISSNLTLDATINPDFGQVEADPAVLNLSAFEQFFEERRPFFLEGTGIFSFAIDCNDGQCTGPFYSRRVGRAPQTGFLSPDANAVPTSSTILGAAKLTGRLSNGMSLGVMNAVTGREAVADSLTVEPRANYFVARMQQDLRGGRSGFGAIVSAANRSLDAQTRDFLRRDAYTAGVDFRHRFGPGDNLQVSGHVLGSAVHGSESAIARTQRSGVHFYQRPDDDIAYDSTRTSLGGLSSGIGINKSGGGITRFHTGLWYKSPGLEVNDLGYMQSANSMGHSLWFALVFQQPRAFYRRLQVNFNQWNSFFTDGVANGRGGNINLNGQLKNMWFFYGGVGGELGTYCGACLRGGPALFELPRMFSFMGFGGDQRKAVVPEFNFNYSRGDVGRSHNLGLGPRVNVRVASRFSASLGVNYNRNVDDRQWIANYGSIGADTTRYTIARLDQKTVTLTSRVNWTASPTLSVQLYAQPFATGGSYTDWRHVRDPRNRTYDAQFTSYGDGAAPEGFNFKQFRSNTVVRWEYRPGSTLFFVWQQGRTQDHLDPGSFQFGRDYRNLFDAHPQNTFLIKASYWMGL; this is encoded by the coding sequence ATGCGACGCCTCCTGTCCTTGACGCTTGTGGCCGCTGGTGCCGCAGGTCATGCCCAACAACTTGCCCCGACGTCCCCGCGGGCCCCGCGTGCGGTGGCCCCGTTCGTGACGGAAGCGGTGAAGGCGGGTACCGCGCCGGTGATCGATGGCCGGGATCGCGACGCGGTGTGGGCGCAGGCGCAGGTCCTGGATGCGTTCCGTCAGTTTGACCCGGTCGAGGACGCCGATCCGACGCTGCGGACGGAGGCGCGGTTCGCGTATGACGAGAAGAACCTCTATGTGCTCGTCCGCGCCTTTGACCCGCATCCCGACTCCATCATGGCGCTGCTCTCGCGCCGGGACGAGCGCACACAGTCTGACTACATCCGCGTCATGATCGACTCGTACCACGACCGGCGCACGGCGTACCAGTTCGTGGTCAATCCCGCCGGGGTGCAGCGTGACATCTACCTCTACAATGACGGTGAGCAGGACGAGACCTGGAATGCGGTCTGGGACGTGAAGACCGCGATCGACTCCCTCGGGTGGGTGGCGGAGTTTCGCATTCCCCTGAGCCAGCTGCGTTTCGCCCCGCGGGATGAACACACCTTCGGCGTGGGGGTGCAGCGTGAAGTGGCGCGGCTCAATGAGCGCAGCAGCTGGCCGTTGTACCGGCGGACCGCGTTCGGCATCGCCTCCCAACTCGGGGAAATCCGCGGGATCCGCGGGATCGGTGGGAACCGTCGCGTGGAACTGATGCCGTACTCGGTGCAGTCCAACGAGTCACGGGTCCGCGGAGCCGGCTGGGGGCGGACGCAACGATCAACTGCTGGCGCGGACCTCAAGCTGGGGATTTCGTCGAACCTGACCCTGGACGCAACGATCAATCCGGACTTTGGGCAGGTGGAGGCTGATCCCGCGGTGCTCAACCTCTCGGCCTTTGAGCAGTTCTTCGAGGAGCGGCGGCCGTTCTTCCTGGAGGGGACCGGGATCTTCTCGTTCGCCATTGACTGCAACGATGGCCAGTGCACGGGTCCCTTCTACTCCCGGCGGGTTGGGCGCGCGCCACAGACGGGCTTCCTCAGCCCGGACGCGAACGCGGTCCCGACGTCGAGCACGATCCTGGGAGCTGCCAAGCTGACCGGTCGCCTGTCGAACGGGATGTCCCTTGGTGTCATGAACGCCGTGACCGGACGTGAGGCGGTCGCCGATTCGTTGACGGTGGAGCCGCGCGCGAACTACTTCGTGGCGAGGATGCAGCAGGACCTGCGAGGCGGTCGCAGCGGCTTCGGGGCTATCGTGTCTGCCGCCAATCGCAGCCTGGATGCGCAAACGCGGGACTTTCTCCGCCGCGACGCCTACACCGCCGGCGTCGACTTCCGGCACCGGTTTGGCCCGGGCGACAACCTCCAGGTCTCCGGGCACGTGCTCGGCAGTGCCGTGCACGGGAGCGAGTCGGCGATCGCGCGGACACAACGGAGTGGGGTGCACTTCTATCAGCGCCCCGACGATGACATCGCCTACGACTCCACGCGCACCAGCCTCGGGGGGCTCAGCTCGGGGATCGGGATCAACAAGAGTGGTGGCGGCATTACGCGTTTTCACACCGGGCTGTGGTACAAGTCGCCTGGCCTGGAAGTGAACGACCTGGGGTACATGCAGAGCGCCAACAGCATGGGGCACTCGCTGTGGTTTGCGCTGGTGTTCCAGCAGCCGCGGGCGTTCTACCGGCGCTTGCAGGTGAACTTCAACCAGTGGAACTCGTTCTTTACCGACGGTGTCGCCAACGGCCGGGGTGGGAACATCAACCTGAACGGCCAGTTGAAGAACATGTGGTTCTTCTACGGCGGAGTGGGTGGCGAACTTGGGACGTACTGCGGTGCCTGCCTGCGCGGCGGCCCCGCATTGTTCGAGTTGCCTCGCATGTTCAGCTTCATGGGATTCGGCGGCGACCAGCGCAAGGCGGTCGTGCCAGAGTTCAACTTCAACTACAGTCGCGGCGACGTCGGGCGTTCCCACAACCTGGGATTGGGCCCCCGCGTGAATGTGCGCGTGGCGTCGAGATTCTCGGCCTCGCTGGGGGTGAACTACAATCGGAACGTGGACGACCGGCAGTGGATCGCGAACTACGGATCCATCGGGGCGGACACCACGAGGTACACCATCGCGCGCCTCGACCAGAAGACGGTCACGCTCACGTCGCGGGTGAACTGGACGGCGTCGCCAACGCTGTCGGTGCAGCTCTACGCGCAGCCTTTCGCCACCGGGGGGTCGTACACCGACTGGCGCCATGTGCGCGATCCGCGCAACCGCACCTACGACGCGCAATTCACGTCCTATGGTGACGGCGCGGCGCCCGAGGGATTCAACTTCAAGCAGTTTCGCTCCAACACGGTGGTGCGGTGGGAATACCGCCCGGGTTCCACGTTGTTCTTCGTGTGGCAGCAGGGGCGCACGCAGGACCATCTCGACCCGGGGTCGTTCCAGTTCGGGCGCGACTATCGCAACCTGTTCGATGCGCATCCGCAGAACACGTTCCTCATCAAGGCGAGCTACTGGATGGGATTGTAG
- a CDS encoding TldD/PmbA family protein, with protein MSSSRRTFLKNSSRAAAAIGIAAHLPAQHLTTGNGAAITGGPGPIDPGDPVLREFAKVALDEARRAGASYADVRFSRNRSRNVFTRERRVQGISDNDTFGFGVRALVEGTWGFAASSNVTRDEVARVARQAVTQGKANRVAQLRPVQLAPADATPNGEWKSPIQVDPFTVAVEDKIALLLAANEAALKVRGARFVNSSMFFLREEKTFANTDGTFTAQTIYRVSTGLNITAVSADNPDFQSLQSYETQPMGLGYEYVTNAKLVENATRWADLAVQKLSAKPVDVGRYDLVLHPSHLGLTLHEAIAHPTELDRAYGFEANYAGTSFVAPPEKVLGKFRYGPEFMNVVGDRHQAGSLSAVGWDDEGVKPEEFHIIKAGLVNDYQTTREQAMWLDWWYKQQGRPTRSHGCSYAQSWADVQFQRMPNVSLLPGEKDLSFEDLIAATDRGIAIVGDGSFSIDQQRYNAQFGGQLFYEIRGGKVVGMLKDVAYQIQTPVFWNAIDMIGGKSSYMLWGAFGDGKGQPAQSNAISHGCPPTRHRQINVINTGRQG; from the coding sequence GTGAGCTCCAGTCGTCGCACCTTCCTCAAGAACTCCTCGCGCGCCGCAGCCGCCATCGGCATCGCCGCGCACCTCCCTGCCCAGCACCTCACCACGGGTAACGGAGCCGCAATCACCGGTGGTCCCGGACCGATCGACCCCGGTGACCCGGTCCTTCGTGAGTTTGCGAAGGTGGCGCTGGACGAAGCGCGACGTGCCGGCGCCAGCTACGCCGACGTGCGGTTCTCCCGCAACCGGTCGCGCAACGTCTTCACCCGCGAACGGCGCGTCCAGGGGATTTCGGACAACGACACCTTCGGGTTCGGCGTTCGCGCGCTGGTCGAGGGGACCTGGGGATTCGCGGCATCGAGCAATGTGACCCGCGACGAAGTCGCGCGCGTTGCACGTCAGGCGGTCACGCAGGGGAAGGCCAACCGGGTCGCGCAGCTGCGTCCGGTACAGCTCGCGCCGGCGGACGCGACGCCCAATGGTGAGTGGAAGAGCCCGATTCAGGTGGATCCGTTCACCGTGGCGGTCGAAGACAAGATCGCTCTGCTGCTGGCAGCCAACGAGGCGGCGCTCAAGGTACGCGGTGCACGGTTCGTGAACTCCTCGATGTTCTTCCTTCGCGAGGAGAAGACCTTCGCGAACACCGATGGCACCTTCACGGCGCAGACGATTTACCGCGTCTCCACCGGCCTGAACATCACGGCGGTGTCGGCAGACAACCCGGATTTCCAGTCGCTGCAGTCGTATGAGACGCAGCCGATGGGGCTGGGCTACGAGTACGTGACCAACGCGAAGCTCGTCGAGAACGCGACCCGCTGGGCGGACCTGGCCGTGCAGAAGCTCTCGGCGAAGCCGGTGGATGTCGGGCGCTACGACCTCGTCCTGCACCCGTCACACCTGGGCCTCACGTTGCACGAGGCCATCGCGCATCCCACCGAGCTGGATCGGGCGTATGGCTTCGAGGCCAACTATGCCGGCACGAGTTTCGTCGCCCCGCCGGAGAAGGTCCTCGGCAAGTTTCGCTACGGCCCCGAGTTCATGAACGTGGTGGGTGACCGACACCAGGCGGGCTCGCTGTCGGCGGTTGGCTGGGACGATGAAGGGGTCAAGCCCGAGGAGTTCCACATCATCAAGGCGGGGCTCGTCAACGACTACCAGACCACGCGCGAACAGGCGATGTGGCTGGATTGGTGGTACAAGCAGCAGGGCCGCCCCACGCGGTCGCACGGTTGCTCGTACGCGCAGTCCTGGGCCGACGTGCAGTTCCAGCGCATGCCCAACGTGTCGTTACTTCCCGGTGAGAAGGACCTCTCGTTTGAGGACCTGATCGCGGCGACGGACCGCGGGATCGCCATCGTCGGCGATGGCTCGTTCTCGATCGATCAGCAGCGGTACAACGCCCAGTTTGGCGGGCAGCTGTTCTATGAGATTCGTGGCGGCAAGGTCGTCGGGATGCTCAAGGACGTGGCATACCAGATCCAGACGCCAGTCTTCTGGAACGCGATCGACATGATCGGTGGAAAGAGCAGCTACATGCTCTGGGGGGCGTTCGGGGACGGGAAGGGGCAGCCGGCCCAGTCGAACGCGATCTCGCATGGGTGCCCGCCAACGCGGCACCGCCAGATCAACGTCATCAACACGGGGCGGCAGGGATGA